A single region of the Syngnathus acus chromosome 6, fSynAcu1.2, whole genome shotgun sequence genome encodes:
- the LOC119124944 gene encoding uncharacterized oxidoreductase YjmC-like, whose product MSRCLISQAEVQSFIERCMMAVGTKQHHARSLAQVLVEGDHRGHYSHGLNRMDMYVKDVKTGICAKDGEPVVEKESPATALVDGQNLLGPVVGNFCMNLAIKKAKEVGIGWVVAHGSNHYGIAGHYAMLALKENMIGMSFTNTSPLVVPTRGKECTLGTNPLSVAAPSKNGDSFVLDMATSAVALGKVELHDRRGDTIPEGWGCDPKGKLTTDPKQVLNGGGLVPIGGSEATGGYKGYGLGMMVEVFCGILAGAKYSKHIRTWKVTDRVADLGQCFVAINPENFAPGFTDRMGDLLAIHRELDPADADAPVLAAGDPERANIAKCEKMGGIPYHINVVKYMNECAKREGVSPLLPCDKIVPE is encoded by the exons ATGAGCAG GTGTTTGATCAGCCAGGCGGAGGTGCAGAGTTTCATCGAGAGGTGCATGATGGCGGTGGGCACCAAGCAGCATCACGCCCGCAGCCTGGCCCAGGTTCTGGTGGAGGGTGACCACAGGGGTCACTACAGCCACGGACTCAACAGGATGG ATATGTACGTGAAAGACGTTAAGACGGGTATCTGCGCCAAGGATGGGGAGCCTGTCGTGGAAAAGGAGAGTCCAGCCACGGCCCTCGTGGACGGGCAGAACCTCCTGGGCCCTGTGGTGGGGAACTTCTGCATGAATTTGGCCATCAAGAAGGCCAAAGAAGTCGGGATCGGCTGGGTGGTGGCGCACG GCTCCAACCATTACGGCATTGCCGGCCACTACGCCATGCTAGCTCTGAAGGAGAACATGATC GGAATGTCCTTCACCAACACGTCCCCTCTGGTGGTCCCCACACGTGGAAAAGAG tgcaCCTTAGGCACCAACCCCCTCAGCGTGGCAGCGCCGTCCAAAAATGGCGACAGCTTCGTTTTGGACATGGCCACATCGGCGGTCGCCCTTGGAAAA GTGGAGCTGCACGACCGTCGTGGCGACACTATCCCAGAGGGGTGGGGCTGCGACCCCAAGGGCAAGCTCACCACCGACCCTAAGCAAGTTCTGAACGGAGGAGGCTTGGTTCCCATCGGTGGCAGCGAGGCCACAG GAGGCTACAAAGGTTACGGCCTTGGTATGATGGTAGAAGTGTTCTGCGGTATCCTGGCCGGAGCCAAATACAGCAAACACATCCGCACATGGAAAGTGACCGACAGGGTTGCAGATTTG GGTCAGTGTTTCGTGGCAATCAACCCGGAGAACTTTGCTCCCGGGTTCACCGACCGTATGGGGGACCTTCTGGCCATCCATAGAGAACTGGACCCT GCTGATGCCGACGCTCCTGTTCTGGCCGCCGGAGATCCCGAGAGGGCCAACATCGCCAAGTGTGAGAAGATGGGCGGCATCCCATATCATATCAACGTCGTCAAATATATG AATGAATGTGCCAAGAGAGAGGGCGTCAGTCCTCTGCTGCCTTGTGATAAAATCGTTCCAGAGTAG
- the LOC119124822 gene encoding interferon-induced transmembrane protein 5-like encodes MDNLSYHHSYNYPSDCTPLTNCKSARKPAGSTAVNMGNVDENPPRDYIFWSLCNTMYVNFCCLGFMALLYSIKARDQKTQGNLQLAQECSDKAKWYNILAAGWNLLIPLLAVALLVLLLVHLGSSQGSSQGSFDFLGEDGLQNFLKLFSW; translated from the exons ATGGACAACCTTTCGTACCACCATTCGTACAATTACCCCTCCGACTGCACCCCGCTCACCAACTGCAAGTCTGCCCGGAAACCAGCCGGCTCCACCGCGGTCAACATGGGCAACGTGGACGAGAACCCGCCTCGGGACTACATCTTTTGGTCTCTGTGCAACACCATGTATGTGAACTTCTGCTGCCTGGGATTCATGGCGCTCCTGTATTCCATCAAG GCCCGTGATCAGAAGACGCAGGGTAACTTGCAACTGGCCCAGGAGTGCTCGGATAAAGCCAAGTGGTACAACATCCTGGCAGCCGGCTGGAACCTTCTCATTCCTCTCCTGGCCGTGGCCCTGCTGGTGCTCCTGCTGGTCCACCTGGGCTCCTCTCAGGGCTCCTCTCAGGGCTCCTTCGACTTCCTCGGAGAGGACGGCCTGCAGAATTTCCTGAAACTCTTCAGCTGGTAG
- the LOC119124823 gene encoding interferon-induced transmembrane protein 3-like encodes MKPAASPAAAVSTQPATSDGAPDQPAGSTVVLVDTADESTEPPRDYIILSLFSFVYMGNPFCLGLVALIFSIKARDRKLVGDMEGAQRHAYTAKRFNLLALCFFGLSIFVIVLVYAFLVSNAKRRRV; translated from the exons ATGAAGCCGGCAGCTAGCCCAGCCGCGGCGGTCTCCACGCAGCCCGCGACTTCCGATGGGGCCCCCGACCAGCCCGCCGGTTCTACCGTAGTCCTGGTCGATACGGCGGATGAGAGCACGGAGCCACCGCGCGACTACATCATCTTGTCGCTCTTCTCTTTTGTCTACATGGGGAATCCTTTCTGCTTGGGACTAGTGGCGCTCATCTTCTCCATCAAG GCCAGAGACCGGAAATTGGTGGGAGACATGGAGGGAGCCCAAAGGCACGCCTATACTGCAAAAAGATTCAACCTCCTTGCCTTGTGCTTTTTCGGCCTTTCTATCTTCGTTATAGTCCTTGTATATGCTTTCTTGGTTTCTAATGCAAAACGCCGCCGCGTGTAA